One Candidatus Afararchaeum irisae genomic window carries:
- a CDS encoding nitric oxide synthase oxygenase has product MESSVPDYDPDQVYKEAEEFVRQAYSELGKEDEIDERLEEIRSSIDETGHYEHTYEELEHGARMAWRNSNRCIGRLFWDRLNVIDERGRETAEGVYEALCDHIEYATSDGDIKPAISIFKPMVRGEQQVRIWNYELVRYAGYETEDGIIGDPDEVEFTEYCESRGWETEGERTDFDLLPLVIQIRDNEPEIFDVPDEIALEVSIRHPEYDWFEDLGLRWYAVPIVSDMRLEIGGLQYTAAPFNGWYMETEIGARNFADEDRYDMLPEVAEGLGYDISNPRTLWKDEAVVELNRAVLHSYEEDGVKIVDHHTAAEQFEEFEEEEEDEGREVTGKWSWLIPPVSPATTHIFHKPYDDTVRTPNYFYQDAPYENDDED; this is encoded by the coding sequence ATGGAGTCTTCTGTTCCCGACTACGACCCCGATCAAGTATATAAAGAGGCTGAGGAGTTCGTGCGACAGGCTTACTCCGAACTCGGAAAGGAAGACGAGATCGACGAACGTCTCGAAGAGATAAGATCCTCGATAGACGAGACTGGGCATTACGAACACACCTACGAGGAGCTCGAACACGGGGCGCGGATGGCGTGGCGTAACAGTAACAGATGTATAGGACGTCTCTTCTGGGACAGGCTCAATGTCATAGACGAGCGCGGACGTGAGACTGCCGAAGGGGTCTATGAGGCTCTGTGTGACCATATCGAATACGCCACTAGTGACGGCGACATAAAGCCCGCCATATCGATATTCAAGCCGATGGTACGGGGCGAACAGCAGGTACGTATCTGGAACTACGAACTCGTGCGTTACGCGGGTTACGAGACAGAAGACGGCATAATTGGTGACCCCGACGAGGTCGAGTTCACCGAGTACTGCGAGTCGAGGGGATGGGAGACCGAGGGCGAGAGGACAGATTTCGATCTACTTCCTCTCGTGATACAGATCCGGGACAACGAACCCGAGATCTTCGACGTCCCCGACGAGATTGCTCTCGAAGTCAGTATACGCCATCCTGAGTACGACTGGTTCGAGGATCTGGGTCTGAGATGGTACGCTGTTCCGATAGTCTCGGACATGCGTCTCGAAATAGGAGGACTCCAGTATACCGCCGCGCCCTTCAACGGCTGGTACATGGAGACAGAGATAGGCGCGCGTAACTTCGCCGACGAGGACAGGTACGACATGCTTCCCGAGGTCGCCGAGGGACTCGGGTACGACATATCGAACCCGCGCACACTCTGGAAGGACGAGGCGGTGGTCGAGCTAAACAGGGCGGTTCTCCACTCGTACGAGGAGGACGGCGTCAAGATAGTCGACCACCACACTGCAGCCGAACAGTTCGAGGAGTTCGAGGAGGAGGAAGAAGACGAGGGACGCGAGGTCACGGGGAAATGGAGCTGGCTCATACCTCCCGTCTCGCCCGCGACGACACATATCTTCCACAAGCCCTACGACGACACTGTGAGGACACCCAACTACTTCTACCAGGACGCTCCGTACGAGAACGACGACGAAGACTAA
- a CDS encoding adenylosuccinate synthase: protein MGAGVTIVGSQLGDEGKGKITDLYGESADVIVRFQGGDNAGHTVVADGEEFKLHLVPSGVIRGKTAVVGNGCVVNPTVLLEEIEELREKGIDPDLYLAERAHIIMPYHRVLDGMEEDAKGDMAAGTTGRGIGPCYEDKVGRRGVRALDLLNPDRLREKLEYVVPRKRAVVEDVYGLEAGDEFDVDEIYEEYVEYGEELEDWIINASEVINQRLDDGDDVLFEGAQGTSLDIDHGIYPYLTSSNTTVGGACTGTGVGATRLDETVGVMKAYLSRVGTGPLPTELENDVGDHLVEVGNEYGTTTGRRRRVGWFDLPMVRHASRINDFTGGVITSIDVLDGLDEVKVCEAYDLDGERVESIPADMDDWARCEPVYERFDGWEGVDWDAIETYDEIPENARAYVEYLEDELDTEFYAVSVGPGREQTIIRTNPFDKP from the coding sequence ATGGGAGCAGGAGTAACTATAGTCGGTTCTCAGTTAGGAGACGAAGGCAAAGGAAAGATAACCGATCTCTACGGGGAGTCAGCGGATGTCATAGTCCGTTTTCAGGGAGGAGACAACGCCGGTCACACCGTCGTCGCAGACGGTGAGGAGTTCAAGCTCCATCTCGTCCCTAGCGGCGTCATAAGAGGTAAGACAGCAGTCGTCGGCAACGGCTGTGTCGTCAACCCAACTGTCCTCCTCGAAGAGATAGAAGAGCTCAGAGAGAAGGGTATCGACCCCGATCTGTATCTCGCGGAGCGCGCACATATCATAATGCCGTACCACCGCGTCCTCGACGGAATGGAGGAGGACGCCAAGGGGGACATGGCAGCCGGAACGACGGGACGTGGAATAGGACCGTGTTACGAGGACAAGGTCGGAAGACGTGGAGTGCGCGCGCTCGACCTTCTCAACCCCGACAGACTCAGAGAGAAGCTAGAGTACGTCGTTCCGCGTAAGAGAGCTGTCGTAGAGGACGTCTACGGACTCGAAGCGGGTGACGAGTTCGACGTCGACGAGATATACGAGGAGTACGTCGAGTACGGCGAGGAGCTCGAAGACTGGATAATAAACGCGAGCGAAGTCATAAACCAGAGACTCGACGACGGCGACGACGTCCTCTTCGAGGGCGCACAGGGAACATCGCTCGACATAGACCACGGAATATACCCGTACCTCACGAGCTCTAACACCACAGTCGGGGGAGCGTGTACGGGAACCGGAGTCGGAGCGACACGTCTCGACGAGACCGTCGGTGTCATGAAGGCGTACCTCTCGCGCGTCGGAACAGGACCCCTGCCGACAGAGCTCGAAAACGACGTCGGAGACCATCTCGTCGAGGTCGGAAACGAGTACGGCACGACGACGGGCAGACGGAGACGTGTCGGCTGGTTCGACCTTCCGATGGTGAGACACGCCTCACGCATAAACGACTTCACTGGAGGTGTGATCACGAGCATAGACGTCCTCGACGGTCTCGATGAGGTCAAGGTCTGTGAGGCGTACGACCTCGACGGCGAACGTGTCGAGAGTATCCCCGCCGACATGGACGACTGGGCGAGATGTGAGCCCGTCTACGAGAGATTCGACGGCTGGGAAGGCGTCGACTGGGACGCGATAGAGACCTACGACGAGATACCCGAGAACGCGCGCGCCTACGTCGAGTACCTTGAGGACGAACTCGACACCGAGTTCTACGCCGTGAGCGTAGGTCCCGGAAGAGAGCAAACTATAATCCGTACCAACCCGTTTGACAAGCCATGA
- the hisI gene encoding phosphoribosyl-AMP cyclohydrolase — protein sequence MAETEDIEIDFGEDGLVPAVTQDAETREVLMLAYMNQEALEKTRETREAHYYSRSRDEIWHKGATSGHTQDVDEILVDCDADAVLLKVEQEGGACHTGYRSCFHRRVDGEVVGEKVFDPDEVY from the coding sequence ATGGCTGAGACAGAAGACATAGAGATAGACTTCGGCGAAGACGGTCTCGTCCCTGCTGTCACACAGGACGCCGAGACGCGAGAGGTTCTGATGCTCGCCTACATGAATCAGGAGGCTCTCGAAAAGACGCGAGAGACGCGCGAGGCACATTACTATTCGAGGTCGCGCGACGAGATATGGCACAAGGGAGCCACGAGCGGACACACCCAGGACGTCGACGAGATACTCGTCGACTGTGACGCCGACGCCGTTCTACTCAAGGTCGAACAGGAGGGCGGCGCCTGCCACACCGGCTACAGGTCGTGTTTCCACAGAAGAGTAGACGGCGAGGTCGTCGGCGAGAAGGTCTTCGACCCCGACGAAGTTTACTGA
- a CDS encoding methytransferase partner Trm112, translating to MKPDLMDIICCPVCKSDLEFTVDEEDDDGEIIEGSLYCEDCDETYPIEDGIPNLLPPNMREDDE from the coding sequence ATGAAGCCAGACCTAATGGATATAATCTGCTGTCCGGTGTGTAAGTCCGACCTCGAATTCACTGTCGACGAGGAGGACGACGACGGCGAGATAATCGAGGGTAGTCTCTACTGTGAGGACTGTGACGAGACATACCCCATAGAAGACGGAATCCCGAACCTCCTCCCTCCCAATATGAGGGAAGACGACGAGTGA
- a CDS encoding CBS domain-containing protein, protein MTVKDIAREDVVTADRGESIAGVCEIMEDESVGSVVIEKNGSPEGLVTDRKIAMEMGHGVDGGAPVSEIMTTDLVTADADDGVFEVLRTMSDEGIRRCPVVENGELAGIVTLDDMVVLLSDELANVSEVITGQSPPY, encoded by the coding sequence ATGACAGTAAAAGATATCGCCAGAGAAGACGTCGTGACCGCAGATAGGGGAGAGAGCATAGCCGGAGTGTGTGAGATAATGGAAGACGAGAGCGTCGGGAGTGTCGTGATAGAGAAGAACGGCTCTCCTGAGGGGCTCGTGACGGACAGGAAGATAGCGATGGAGATGGGACACGGAGTCGACGGCGGAGCACCCGTAAGCGAGATAATGACGACCGACCTCGTGACTGCCGACGCAGACGACGGTGTCTTCGAGGTTCTGAGGACGATGTCGGACGAGGGAATAAGGAGATGTCCCGTAGTCGAGAACGGCGAACTCGCGGGTATCGTCACGCTCGACGATATGGTAGTTCTCCTCAGCGACGAGCTCGCCAACGTCTCGGAGGTCATCACAGGTCAGTCGCCGCCGTATTAG
- a CDS encoding phytoene/squalene synthase family protein codes for MEESSLDLGDRNFKDEDLEWCYDTVQDVSRTFAITVDLLDEPMSSYICVGYLLCRIADTVEDAGHIPPEEQAEILDRYNDVLEGADPEEFEEEVEKWIPDGNDDDWKLVGNASRVVGVFRSFSPESRRAILPPVQELVGGMSEFVERYSSKGGLRIHSVEELEEYCWYVAGTVGDLITNLVVRGASKSKTKVDVLRQNSRSFGLLLQLVNVAKDVRKDYEEENNVYLPAEWLEEEGVGQEEVADEENADAVARVVRRVVDRAEGYLDDSQTYLEEVPEKDGNNLEAWAVPFLLAVATLRELRSRPSDVVLEGDVKISRREVMAIIDAFTSPDSDVGKESVGDLRKTVSRKPFHRS; via the coding sequence ATGGAAGAGTCCAGCCTCGACCTCGGAGACAGGAACTTTAAGGATGAAGACCTGGAGTGGTGTTACGACACTGTCCAGGACGTCTCGCGCACGTTTGCTATCACTGTGGATCTACTCGACGAGCCGATGTCATCGTATATCTGTGTAGGTTATCTCCTCTGCCGTATCGCCGATACCGTTGAGGACGCCGGACATATACCTCCTGAGGAACAGGCTGAGATACTCGACAGATACAACGACGTACTTGAAGGAGCCGACCCCGAGGAGTTCGAGGAAGAGGTCGAGAAATGGATTCCCGACGGGAACGACGACGACTGGAAGCTCGTGGGCAACGCCTCGCGCGTCGTAGGAGTATTCAGGTCGTTCTCGCCCGAGAGCCGGAGGGCGATACTCCCGCCTGTACAGGAGCTCGTAGGTGGGATGTCTGAGTTCGTAGAGAGATACTCGTCGAAGGGCGGTCTACGTATACACTCAGTCGAGGAGTTAGAGGAGTACTGCTGGTACGTCGCCGGAACCGTAGGCGACCTCATAACTAACCTCGTCGTGAGAGGTGCATCGAAGTCGAAGACAAAGGTCGATGTTCTGAGACAGAACTCACGTTCGTTCGGTCTCCTCCTCCAGTTGGTCAACGTCGCCAAGGACGTCAGGAAGGACTACGAGGAGGAGAACAACGTCTACCTCCCCGCCGAGTGGCTCGAAGAAGAAGGCGTAGGACAGGAGGAGGTCGCGGATGAAGAGAACGCCGACGCCGTCGCGAGAGTCGTGAGACGTGTCGTAGACCGCGCCGAGGGCTACCTCGACGACTCACAGACGTATCTCGAGGAGGTTCCCGAGAAAGACGGCAACAACTTAGAGGCGTGGGCAGTACCTTTCCTCCTCGCGGTCGCTACACTCCGTGAACTCAGGTCACGTCCGAGCGACGTCGTCTTAGAGGGCGACGTAAAGATATCACGCAGAGAAGTGATGGCAATAATAGATGCCTTCACGTCGCCTGACTCCGACGTCGGAAAGGAGTCAGTAGGCGACCTCAGAAAAACCGTTTCGAGGAAGCCTTTCCACAGATCCTAG
- a CDS encoding glycerophosphodiester phosphodiesterase family protein: MTRLIGHRGCSLAPENTVEAVEKAAEYVDVVEVDVRATKDGVPVLLHDETVDRTTSKTGRLDSYRYEEIEDVVPRLDEALEAAEEYGLDLNIEVKERRVTDAVLDLLEGYPGDVIVSSFDYAALRELAEKSNHGLAPLFEEGDGFGVAEEVDASAVHPHHDLVDPEYVDEAIQRGLEVNAWTVNDVGRALELVGMGAGVITDVPHEIDPEMRDRAEDNESY; this comes from the coding sequence ATGACGAGACTCATCGGACATAGAGGCTGTTCTCTCGCACCCGAGAACACGGTAGAGGCGGTGGAAAAAGCGGCGGAGTACGTCGATGTGGTCGAGGTCGATGTCCGAGCGACAAAGGACGGTGTTCCTGTTCTCCTCCACGACGAGACAGTCGACAGGACGACTTCGAAGACGGGAAGACTCGACTCATACAGGTACGAGGAAATAGAGGACGTCGTCCCACGTCTCGACGAGGCTCTCGAAGCCGCCGAGGAGTACGGCTTAGACCTCAACATAGAGGTGAAGGAGAGACGTGTCACCGACGCAGTACTCGACCTCCTCGAAGGCTACCCGGGGGACGTCATCGTCTCGTCTTTCGACTACGCGGCTCTGAGGGAGTTAGCCGAGAAGTCGAACCACGGTCTCGCGCCTCTCTTCGAGGAGGGGGACGGATTCGGTGTCGCCGAGGAGGTCGACGCGTCGGCGGTACATCCCCACCACGACCTCGTCGACCCGGAATACGTAGACGAAGCGATCCAGAGAGGTCTCGAAGTCAACGCGTGGACTGTCAACGATGTCGGGAGGGCTCTCGAACTCGTCGGTATGGGAGCCGGAGTAATCACGGACGTTCCTCACGAGATAGACCCGGAGATGAGAGACCGAGCCGAGGATAACGAAAGCTACTAA